From the Eschrichtius robustus isolate mEscRob2 chromosome 19, mEscRob2.pri, whole genome shotgun sequence genome, the window gaaaatttgcataataaaatattaggagggggaaaaaaaccccagtaaCTAAGGAGCCCTAAACTCCCAAATTCCTTACCCTGGAACAAGACTCAATTCTAAATTTCTGAGGACAGAGAatgctttgtattccttttaGAATCCTTCTCAGTGGGacattcaagaaatgtttgttgaaatgaatgaatgagaaagttCTCTCCCAGCAAGATTCCATAACAATCAATCAAGTAATTTTCTGACTGCCTTCTATATGCTCTGcaatacaaatagaaaatatttagaaatatagtaAATAGACTCTCCAGGAGCTTAAAAACCTAAGAATAAAAACAAGACTCAATCTTTTGacgacttaaaaaaaaaccccatcagATGGCACATATTAAATCTGAATTTGTGTGGTAGAGATGATATAAATGGTATTTGTGATCaaggaagaaacaaataaatatattagcaAATATTAAGTTTTATGGATTAGACAGACCTTGAACTTAAAGAATAGATGGCTTTGGATAGGCACAAAGTATTATCTAATGAGGGAAACTATATGCTACTTACAGAGAACATCGAGAAAAAGTTCAACCTAGGTGGAGCTTTTTTTAGCAGGAATAGACAGATAATACTGGAAGGGATGATGGGGACCTTTAAATCAAGGGAGTTTCTGCTTCCTATAATGAGGTACAGGGAGTAATAGCAAAGTTCTTTCAGAGGTGGCTGGTTTAGGAAGATAAAGCATTAAAATCCAATATGGTCCATGAagtgatgaacagataaacaaaatgtgatatatccatacaataaaatattactcagcaatacaaaggaatgaagttctgatacatgctacaatatgaatgaaccttgaaacattgtgctaagtgaaagaagccagtcacaaagggctACATATTATGATTCCATATAcagaaaatatccagaataggcaaatccatagagataaaaagtagattaatggttgccaggagctggggggtaTGGGGAATGgaaagtgactgctaatgggtataagATTTCTTCTTGGGGTGTTGAACATGTGCTgcttagatagtggtgatggctgcacaactctatacatatccaaaacaaccactgaaatgtacactttaaaagggtgaattttatggtatgtgaactgtatctcaataaaactatgatttaaaaaatccAGTATGGATTACAAAAAGATAAGATTGAGTGAGCAATTTCAACTGGGAATTATAGTAATCTAAGTCTGGGGCTTGGTTTAGGATGTCACCAGTCCAAGTTAAAAGGGAGGAAAAGCTAAGATACTTCTCAAAGGAGGAAAATAACTTGGGTTGAAAGAAAAAGACTAGACTGACTATGGTGTCTGGCCTGAGGGACTGGAATCCTGGTAATTTCTAATGGGCAAGGGGAGAAATGGATAATGGGCAATGTAGCAAAATGTGCTGACTGGGGATGCAAGATGATTAATTtagattttacacctttaataagAACGTTGTGGGACTTACAAGTGGAGGGGTCctgtgagaagaaaataaaagtgaccAGGGTACAAGTAAGGATGATTCTGAGTCTACAGCACACAATAAAGAGCTGCAACTACCAGAAGGCAGGCACCCTTTCATAGTGAGGTAatacagaaagaaaggagaggaagccGGAAGGCAGGCTCCTTAAGGTAGATTCACTAagagggaaaagcaagaaaagcCAAAGACCCAAAGCCAAGAAGCATTGAATGAGTGGGGAAACCAGGAGAGGATAATACTCCAGGAACTGTGGAGGGAGGAAATGAATCAAATGGACAGGAGTGCAGGATGGAAGGAGGATGGTGTTGCTCGCCAGACAGGTGGTACAGGAGTGCAGTCAGGGAAAGAAgtctggagggagggagaatcaAGGTTATGGGTATTTCCTACAAGTCTGGGGCATCCGACagtgaaagcagcaagaaaaaacaaGGAGGAGACATGGAAGTTCAATTAATGTCTGAATGAGTAAGAAAAGAGATCTCTAAATAATGAAGGGGGACTGAGGACACCAGAGGAGAAAATAATCCAGAAGTAGGGATATAGGATAGGGAGAGATGGTATTCTGAGTGTAGGACAAAGGGCTactttcagaaaggaaaaagaagtacCTTTTCTTCCAAGACCTACCAGCAGCAAGACACCCTAATGGAGAAGGGAGACATACAGAGGTGTCATCCAGGAGATGGTCCAACCTCTTCTACAGGTCTAGGCGCTCCCAAGGCAGCAATCTGAAGGTGCTTCCCTCTCCCTCAGCTGTGCCATTGTCCTACATGCTTGATTCTCCCTCATTTACCTGGACAGAAAGGTCTTTggatttctccctctgctatccATGGCTCTTCTCCTTGCTCCAATTTGAAGATCACCTCTGGCTTGGAAACTTGATATCCTGCTCATGGGTAAATACACAAGATTTGGTTGTTTGTGCAAGTAGACAAAGAACCCTCTACAAGTCAGTACTAGGCCTTGATCCTCAGGAACTCTGAAGGGAAAAAATGGTGCAACTTGAGGAGTCATGCAATCAAATGGCCTATTTCCAGTTCTGCAAAAGAAAGACCGTTACCTAAAGAGCAGGCTCAGAAACCCATAAAGCTGGGTCCCAACAAGATGAACAAACTCTAACCCTGTACACTCTGCTCACAGTCACCCAAACTATGAGTCCCACAACCTtagcaactgagaaaggaaagACCCACCAATACATAGACAATGAGATGTGGTCCTTACCAAGAGAAACCAAGTGGCTATagttctccagcatcacatccctgtacaagcGCCTCTGAGCGGGATCCATGTGGTGCCATTCTTCCTGGGTGAAGTTCACAGCCACATCTTTAAATGTCACTGATTCCTGTAGGAACACATTCCTGCTCAAGTAGGGATCAACCCCACAAATGTTCCCACGGCAAAACTGGGAACCTACTGTAGGGTCTATCACAAATGGTGATCACATGTGTGATATCCTGAGGGGGCAATGTTGGGTTAAATATACTAGTTGTTACACAATTTTATAGAGAATCTAATATGGCAGGCAGGAAAGTCATGAGGGGCAATGTGTCCCGCAATCCTGTAAGCCTACTTAGTTTTCTTCTTGTTCCCTTCAAAGCCAAGCCTTGCCTATACAATCACCAATTCCTCACTGCCCATGTGCTTCCTTTGGTACAAAACCCAAATACAGCAGGGAATAAAAAGTGACAGCCCTCCTTCACCCCCATCACCAATCCCACAAACTCCCTACAAAGAACCATTGTGAACAGTTTGGTGTATACAGTTAACAGTCCCTTTccatgttacacacacacacacacacacacacacacacagtcttgtTTTGTGAAATATCATATAAATTGTTCTACATCCTGCTTTTCACATTCAGCTATGTATCTTGGAAGTCTTTCCTTAGTGCTATGTACAATTTCACCTTATTTCTTTGAATTGCTTCATAGCACCCCAGAGTACAGCTGTACCATAACACACCCATCGCCTAAAACCCATAGCACCCCACTGTACTAAAAACAAGATTCAAACGCCCCCATCACTCACTGGGCTCTGGTCATGCTGACCTTGCCCTGAATATATCAAGCTTGTTCCCACCCTGGGCCTTGGGATCACGACATGGTTGACAACCAGTCAACCTAAACCATGTTTATGTCTCAGGTCCAGCATCACCGCCTCAGAAAAGGTGTCTTAGCACCTTCCTCTAATTTACTACGCATCGTATTCCCATGCTTAATTTTTCTCCTAAAACAGGTATCGCTCACTGTCCAAATTCCTGCCACCTGAACTCAGGAACCAAACAGATTCAGATGAAAAAGGATGCTTGTACTTCTAATCATTATCTGAGATTTGTTAGCTTTTCTGTCTCCCGAGTTGCAAGTTCCGTGAGAACAGGGACTTTACCTATCTTATTCACAGCTATATGCCCCCCCAGTGCCTAGACTGATGCCCAGCACATAGCGGATGCTTAGAAAAacttggtgaatgaataaatggaccaGTTCTTATTATTAGATATTTGGATTAGTTCCaatattttgctattacaaacattACTGCAATACATACTCTTTGTGCAAATATATTAGAATTCCTGTAGGCTAGCTAGATAGAATTGGAATTTCTAGGTCAAAGATTTTTTCATGCTTTACTCCACTCCAATCACTTCTTCCTCACCACCCACTGAAACTGGCTGAGGACCCTCGTGC encodes:
- the ZFP90 gene encoding zinc finger protein 90 homolog isoform X2; the protein is MAPRPPTARPQESVTFKDVAVNFTQEEWHHMDPAQRRLYRDVMLENYSHLVSLGYQVSKPEVIFKLEQGEEPWIAEGEIQRPFCPEHIEGSQKIT
- the ZFP90 gene encoding zinc finger protein 90 homolog isoform X3, translated to MAPRPPTARPQESVTFKDVAVNFTQEEWHHMDPAQRRLYRDVMLENYSHLVSLGYQVSKPEVIFKLEQGEEPWIAEGEIQRPFCPELG